The region CAACATTCTTTAAAAAGATATCGCTGCTCGATCCAAAAATTTTCTTTACTAATTTATCTGCAAAACTGTTAACTGCCATTATGTTTTCCTCTCGTGTCGGAACGCAGACTGCCAGCCTGCGAATGATCTGTGTCGGTTCTTACACGCAGGCTGAGCAAGCGTGAATTCCGACGTTATGGCGAGTTGAGTTGAAAAGATTGGTAAACTCGCCGCTACTTTGCGTCAGAAGCAAGCAGCGAGTCGAGTCCGGCACGAGGAAGGCGTGTGACAATGAAAACTTGGTCGTTGACACTTGAAACGGAAGAATTCTTTATAAGGAGTTTTTCTTTGAAGGCATTTGGACGGCGAGCGAAGACACTCCTTCCTGAATCTACCGCAGAAAACAACTCACTTGTTCCATGCTCCCCTTGATTCCATTTAAGAGAGAATCGAAAATACAACCCGTTATCGTCGATTCTCTGATCAAGGAAGCCCGCAGTGATGTTCTTGTTGATTTGAGCAAACGGATTATCGAATCCACTGTCAAAAATGTCCGCCGTCTTGATATTGTAAGAAAGGTTGTATCCTTTAGATTCGGCGTATGTAAAGGCATCAAGAGAACGTATCAGTCCCTCAATATAGAGACCAACAAACCTAACACCTGCCTTTTCGATTTCAGTGTATGGTTTATCGTCCGGCTTGTTGTCAAGATTATCTTTAACCTCTATCTCGTCTTTAACATTAAACTGCTTCGCCGTAGCCGCCTGTGCTAAAACCTGCGGCGTTGCACCTGCAAGCACAAGTCCGAGATACACGCCGAGGGTGGCGAGGACTAGTAGTGAATTTTGATTCTTGCGGTTGTTCAAAATTTTTATTTTTGAGCCGGATCAGCAGATGGCTTTGGCACGACGCCATTTGTGTTTTCAGATTTGGGCTGTGCCTTTTGTTCTGCAAGCATGCGCATTATCATCCTCTGCATATCCGCTTTGGGCATTGCGAACGAGACGATTAGCTTCTTGCCCACCGGTTCGACCTTTGCGCTTTGGAGCAAGGCGAGATCGTCTTTATCGTTTTGCGAGGCATCAGGTGCTTCTTTATCTTTTTTCTTTTGGTCTATGAACAATTTCAGAAGGCCACTCATCGAATTAGCTCGGTTCGGATCTTCAAATTCGGACTGCACGACGGCAATGACTCTTTGGTCGTCCTGAAGTATCTCGAAGGACACATCCTTGGCCTTCACCATGGTGAGATATTGAAGGAACCCACTGTTGTTCATCGCTTCGATGGCTTCCTGAACGACCTCGATCATTCGTGGGTCAGGGCTCAACCTTTCTGTGTAGGCAAACGATTTGCGGTCAAGTTTGCCATTTTTATCGAGCTTGCCAGTCGCCTTTATCTTGAACGGCGTTTCGAGATTGACCGCCTTCATGTCGAGAAGTCCGTTGAGCGTGGCGGCAAGTTCGACAAAAGGCCGTTTGTTCAACTCAACATCTGTAACCGGATCCGTTGGTTCAACGGTCGGCTGTGGTGTCGGCGATGGTGACGGTGACGGTGATTGTATTTCGGCAACAGCGTTGGGATCAGGCTGCGGAAACCCAGAATTTTCATCAGGGGTATTCTTAGAAAGCGGCGGCTTCTTCTTACGAATTGATACGGGCGGCTTCCAAGGCGTTGGCCAATATACTGCTCCGCCATTACCGGAATTGCCCGGCAACGTGCCTTCATCGATCACGTCCGGATTTGCCTTAGGAATATTAGGCGGAGTGTCGGTCAAGTCTCCACCGTAAGAAGGTGATGTGATTCCAGGTATGTTTCCGGGAAAGCCGCTTATCCCGCCTTTAAAAAGATCTCCAGCAGCCAATTCCATATCATCAACTGCGGGAGGCGCAAAGTCTTCCGGATTTGCCAGCTCAAAATAGCCTACAGGATAAGTGAGAGGCGGTGTTTCTTTGCTGACATCAATGAAGGTAATATCTGCCTCGCCCAGATCGATCTTGTCATATTCCGCATCGACGTATTCGCGGTCCGTTCCAAAAAGCAAAGCGCCGACATAAACAGTATCCAGCACCTGACAAACGGTCCCGACAAGCGGACTGTCGCAGCCTTTCATCGTCAAAAGCGACGTTTGGGCAAAAACAAAAAGTGCAACAATATTTGCGACAGCCGAGATGCCGACGACCTTAAATAGACCCGACGAAGACATCCAGCCCTTAACCTCGTAATCGTGAAAAAGGCTGCTCTCTAGCTGTGGAGCCGCAGTTGGCTCAAATTCGTATAATGGCTGTTCGAACATATTGCTAAAAATGCGTCAGACGAAAAAAACGTAAAAATTAGACGCTTTGCACTCGCTGCGCGTTGCGAGGCAATTAATTATGCTAACATTTTGAGGCCGTCTTTGGAAGATTAGACTTTCGCATTCTGAACCTCTAATATCACGTCTATGCGTCCCAATCGAGGCTCAAATCGCCGTCGTAATTCTCCTTCGCCGTCAAAACAGCGTCAAAATGGAGAACGAAGATATAAACGCCCTCTTGCAGAGAAAAGTTCCGCTGCACGCATCGTAAAACCGCAAACTCCAACTCAAATAAAAGCAGTCGAACGCCTGTTGTCAGGTATCGGCGTGCCTGAGCAGCAGCCTTTCAAGCCTGACGCTTTTCAGATCGAGGCCTTAAGTGCGATCGAACATCAAGATGTCCTTGTAACGGCACCAACCGGCAGCGGCAAGACCTGGATCGCTCGAGAAGAGATTCGCCGATTGCTTGCCGACGGTAAACGGGCCTGGTACACAACGCCGCTCAAGGCACTTACAAATTCAAAATACGCTGAATTTTCAATTGCCTTTGGAGCGGAGAACGTCGGTATTTTGACAGGTGACCGAAAAGAAAATTCGGATGCTCCGCTGATCGTCGGTACGACTGAGATATATCGAAACCAGCTTTTTGACGCTCTTCGCGATGGCAATGAGGTTGGCACTGATCTGGTCATTCTCGACGAGGCACATTACCTGTCGGACGAGGAACGCGGACACGTTTGGGAAGAAGCGATCATACTCTCGCCGCCGCGTATTAGGCTGTTGCTGCTCTCGGCGACAGTCGGAAGGGCAGATGAATTTGCAGCGTGGATAGGTGAAGTTCGAGGCGGGAAAGTCCGTGTAATAAAAACTGGCCCGAGGCCCGTCGAACTGCGTGCCGCATATCTTTCCAGTGATCTTCAGCTATTTCCGCTTCTAGGCGAAGACAGTCAATACAACCGCGTCCTCGATCAATTCTCAAGGCAGCGATCTAACGATTTTCGCCGCCGCAGGCGCTAAAGTGCGTTAACGCGAGTGTGAACGAGCGTGCCGATAAGCCGTGGGCACGCTCGTTCACACTCGCGTTTCCGCCAATAGAATTCTAATTGATCTTAGCTACGAGAACGTCAATGTCGGCTTGCGGCACGAGCACTTCGAGCGTGACATCGTTGCCGCGTGCGTCAAGTTTTGCATTCTTTACCATACGGCCATAAATTGCTTTGTCGGCTTGTTTTGCGTTCCCAAGCAAACTTTTGCCTATCATCTGAAGTGCGTCGAGCATGTCCTTTAACGCAAGAGCCTGTTCCGGCTTTGCAGTTCTTGCCATCA is a window of Chloracidobacterium sp. DNA encoding:
- a CDS encoding DEAD/DEAH box helicase gives rise to the protein MRPNRGSNRRRNSPSPSKQRQNGERRYKRPLAEKSSAARIVKPQTPTQIKAVERLLSGIGVPEQQPFKPDAFQIEALSAIEHQDVLVTAPTGSGKTWIAREEIRRLLADGKRAWYTTPLKALTNSKYAEFSIAFGAENVGILTGDRKENSDAPLIVGTTEIYRNQLFDALRDGNEVGTDLVILDEAHYLSDEERGHVWEEAIILSPPRIRLLLLSATVGRADEFAAWIGEVRGGKVRVIKTGPRPVELRAAYLSSDLQLFPLLGEDSQYNRVLDQFSRQRSNDFRRRRR